A stretch of the Massilia sp. W12 genome encodes the following:
- a CDS encoding circularly permuted type 2 ATP-grasp protein — protein sequence MQSEILKHYQPLHTHFDEMLEQGAPRAHWRKMLEVLAHETPQAMQRRLAAVQRQVRENGVTYNVYADPQGSHRPWQLDALPFILPQAEWQQIEAAVIQRANLLNHVLQDLYGPQHLLSEGVLPARLVFDNPAYLRPCHGLLQGQQVALHTYAVDLARNAQGEWLVTADRAQAPSGAAYALENRNIIARAYPDLYRELKVRDLARFFSTQRDSLEHWGRMAAAYGQGSRPLRDSEQPLMALLTPGPYNETYSEQSYLARHLGFVLVEGSDLTVRNGMVYMKTLSGLQRVHVILRRLDDDYCDPLELRADSTIGVAGLTEAARRGNVVLANGLGANLLESGVLKCFLPQLCERVLGEPLKLRSVTSWWCGEEAGLAHALAHIRELVWKPAFINRRQAPQFGDLLDQAGLDDLRARIAARPGLFVAQEQAPLSQAPVWQDGLQAGAVGLRVFACATPNGYLVMPGGLTRAAADEHGRVINMQQGGASKDTWVIGGSRPGPLHLLHHATSAADLNRGDAHLSSRIVDNFFWFGRYAERAEHMVRLSRCALDTRLQLAPGERSGEWSALLQLCEHFGLLPAHLVQQEYPESTDVIEEWLIQSVTNPRTTGLASNLQTLFNVAFHLRERLSLDNWRMLNQMVQQFEAVGNAPTLLDAQAVLEHSATALFTLSGFALDGMTRDQGWRFLSLGRWIERVQFLCNNLLQALRMPPGARLDWLLELADSIVTYRARYMAAPEWLPTLDLLLLDDTNPRAIVFQLNGLAKYLRKLEAMHGPCGVDAVQALHHRLASLHVDSDLHQHSSALEQVLLAITQGSEQLAHKIEVRFFSNTEQHAAASQ from the coding sequence ATGCAAAGCGAGATCCTGAAGCATTATCAGCCGCTGCACACGCATTTTGATGAAATGCTGGAACAGGGTGCGCCGCGCGCACACTGGCGCAAGATGCTGGAAGTGTTGGCGCATGAAACGCCGCAGGCCATGCAAAGACGGCTGGCGGCGGTGCAACGCCAGGTGCGCGAAAACGGCGTCACGTATAACGTGTATGCCGATCCGCAAGGTTCGCACCGGCCCTGGCAATTGGATGCCCTGCCCTTTATTTTGCCGCAGGCCGAATGGCAGCAGATTGAGGCGGCGGTGATTCAGCGCGCCAATCTGCTCAATCATGTGCTGCAGGATTTGTATGGGCCGCAGCATTTATTGAGCGAAGGCGTGCTGCCGGCGCGTCTGGTGTTTGACAACCCGGCCTATCTGCGCCCCTGTCACGGTTTATTGCAAGGTCAGCAAGTGGCTTTGCATACCTATGCGGTGGATCTGGCGCGCAATGCGCAGGGCGAATGGCTGGTCACAGCCGACCGCGCGCAAGCCCCGTCCGGCGCAGCGTATGCGCTGGAAAACCGCAACATCATTGCGCGCGCCTATCCCGATTTGTATCGCGAATTGAAAGTGCGCGACCTGGCGCGTTTTTTCAGCACCCAGCGCGACAGTCTGGAACATTGGGGACGCATGGCCGCCGCCTATGGCCAGGGCAGCCGCCCTTTGCGCGATTCTGAACAGCCGTTGATGGCCTTGCTGACGCCGGGGCCGTATAACGAAACCTATTCCGAACAATCGTATCTGGCGCGCCATCTCGGTTTTGTGCTGGTCGAGGGCAGCGACCTCACCGTGCGCAATGGCATGGTGTATATGAAAACCCTGTCCGGCCTGCAGCGCGTGCATGTGATTTTGCGCCGGCTGGATGATGATTATTGCGATCCGCTCGAATTGCGCGCCGATTCCACCATCGGCGTGGCCGGTTTGACTGAGGCGGCGCGGCGCGGCAATGTGGTGCTGGCCAATGGCCTGGGCGCAAATCTGCTTGAGTCCGGTGTCTTGAAATGCTTTTTGCCGCAGCTGTGCGAGCGCGTGCTGGGCGAGCCGCTCAAGCTGCGCTCTGTCACCAGTTGGTGGTGCGGCGAGGAGGCCGGCTTAGCCCATGCGCTGGCGCATATACGCGAGCTGGTGTGGAAGCCGGCTTTTATCAACCGCCGCCAGGCCCCGCAATTCGGCGATTTGCTGGACCAGGCCGGCCTGGACGATCTGCGCGCGCGGATTGCCGCCCGCCCCGGTCTGTTTGTGGCGCAGGAACAAGCGCCCTTGAGCCAGGCCCCGGTGTGGCAGGATGGTTTGCAGGCCGGCGCAGTCGGCTTGCGCGTGTTCGCCTGCGCCACCCCGAATGGCTATCTGGTGATGCCGGGCGGTTTGACGCGCGCGGCGGCGGATGAGCATGGGCGCGTCATCAATATGCAGCAAGGCGGGGCCTCGAAAGATACCTGGGTGATCGGCGGCAGCCGGCCCGGCCCCTTGCATTTATTGCACCACGCCACCTCGGCGGCGGATTTGAACCGTGGCGATGCGCATTTATCCAGCCGCATTGTGGACAATTTCTTTTGGTTTGGCCGCTATGCCGAGCGGGCCGAACATATGGTGCGCTTGAGCCGTTGCGCGCTGGATACGCGCTTGCAGCTGGCGCCGGGCGAGCGCAGCGGCGAGTGGTCGGCCTTGCTGCAGCTGTGCGAGCATTTCGGTTTGCTGCCGGCGCATCTGGTGCAGCAGGAATATCCGGAATCGACCGATGTGATTGAAGAATGGTTGATCCAAAGCGTGACCAATCCGCGCACCACCGGACTGGCCTCAAATTTGCAAACCCTGTTCAATGTCGCCTTCCATTTGCGCGAGCGCTTGTCGCTGGATAACTGGCGCATGCTGAATCAAATGGTGCAGCAGTTTGAGGCGGTCGGCAACGCGCCCACCCTGCTGGATGCGCAGGCGGTGTTAGAGCACAGCGCAACCGCCCTGTTCACCTTGTCCGGTTTTGCGCTCGATGGTATGACGCGCGATCAGGGCTGGCGCTTTTTATCGCTGGGGCGCTGGATTGAGCGGGTGCAGTTTTTGTGCAACAACCTGCTGCAAGCTTTGCGCATGCCGCCCGGCGCGCGGCTCGATTGGCTGTTGGAATTGGCTGACAGTATTGTGACCTACCGCGCCCGTTATATGGCGGCCCCGGAATGGCTGCCGACGCTGGATTTATTGTTGCTTGACGACACCAATCCGCGCGCAATTGTGTTTCAATTAAACGGCTTGGCCAAATATTTGCGCAAACTTGAGGCAATGCACGGGCCGTGCGGGGTGGATGCGGTGCAGGCTTTGCACCATCGTCTGGCAAGCCTGCATGTGGATAGCGATTTGCACCAGCACTCCAGCGCCCTGGAACAGGTTTTGCTTGCAATTACCCAGGGCAGCGAACAGTTGGCGCATAAAATCGAAGTCCGCTTCTTCAGCAATACCGAGCAGCATGCCGCCGCCAGTCAGTGA
- a CDS encoding circularly permuted type 2 ATP-grasp protein, which translates to MPDFYNEMYEDAANAVLRSHYADFSSWLAEQSAATLASKRAEADLLFRRVGITFAVYGNEAGTERLIPFDMIPRIIPASEWQILYRGLQQRVQALNMFIHDIYHEQNIVRAGIIDAERILGNAQYRREMLGVNVASDIYAHIAGIDIVRANHDGKQGQFFVLEDNLRVPSGVSYMLEDRKMMMRLFPELFERNRIAPVAHFPDLLLDNLRSVAPIGVTNPTVVVMTPGMYNSAYFEHAFLAQQMGVELVEGQDLFVKDDVVYMRTTRGPQRVDVIYRRIDDDFLDPEAFRPDSSLGVRGLLSAYRAGRVTLANAIGTGVADDKSIYPLVPEMIRFYLDEDAILSNVPTWQCHKADELSYVLAHLPELVVKEVHGAGGYGMLVGPAASKQEIEDFRARLLANPGGYIAQPTLALSSCPTFVESGVAPRHVDLRPFVLSGKQITMVPGGLTRVALTEGSLVVNSSQGGGTKDTWILEN; encoded by the coding sequence ATGCCGGATTTTTACAATGAAATGTATGAAGATGCGGCCAACGCGGTGTTGCGCTCGCATTATGCGGATTTTTCCAGCTGGCTCGCCGAACAATCCGCCGCCACCCTGGCCAGCAAACGGGCGGAGGCGGATTTGCTGTTCCGCCGCGTCGGCATCACCTTTGCCGTATATGGCAATGAGGCCGGGACAGAGCGCCTGATTCCTTTCGATATGATTCCGCGCATTATTCCAGCCTCGGAATGGCAAATTCTGTATCGCGGTTTGCAACAGCGGGTGCAGGCGCTGAATATGTTCATTCACGATATTTATCATGAGCAGAATATCGTGCGCGCCGGGATTATTGATGCTGAGCGCATTCTCGGCAATGCGCAATACCGGCGCGAAATGCTGGGCGTGAATGTGGCTTCGGATATTTATGCGCATATCGCCGGGATTGATATTGTGCGCGCCAACCATGATGGCAAGCAGGGACAGTTTTTTGTGCTGGAAGATAATTTGCGGGTGCCTTCCGGCGTCTCTTATATGCTGGAAGACCGCAAAATGATGATGCGCTTATTCCCCGAACTGTTTGAACGCAACCGGATTGCGCCGGTGGCGCATTTCCCCGATTTGCTGCTGGACAATCTGCGCAGCGTGGCGCCGATCGGCGTCACCAACCCGACCGTGGTGGTGATGACGCCGGGCATGTATAACTCGGCTTATTTTGAGCATGCTTTCTTAGCCCAGCAAATGGGCGTCGAACTGGTTGAGGGACAGGATTTATTCGTCAAGGATGATGTGGTGTATATGCGCACCACGCGCGGGCCGCAGCGGGTGGATGTGATTTACCGCCGGATTGATGATGATTTCCTCGATCCTGAAGCGTTCCGTCCCGATTCTTCACTCGGGGTGCGCGGTTTGCTCTCGGCGTACCGCGCTGGCCGCGTCACGCTGGCGAATGCAATTGGCACCGGGGTTGCGGATGACAAGTCGATTTACCCGCTGGTGCCGGAGATGATCCGTTTTTATCTGGATGAAGATGCGATTTTGTCGAATGTGCCAACCTGGCAATGTCACAAAGCGGATGAATTGTCGTATGTGCTGGCGCATCTGCCTGAGCTGGTGGTGAAAGAAGTGCACGGGGCCGGCGGCTATGGCATGTTGGTCGGGCCTGCCGCCAGCAAGCAGGAAATCGAAGATTTCCGCGCCCGCTTGCTGGCCAATCCGGGCGGCTATATCGCACAACCCACGCTGGCCTTGTCTTCCTGTCCCACTTTTGTGGAATCCGGCGTGGCCCCGCGCCATGTGGATCTGCGTCCCTTTGTCTTGTCCGGCAAGCAGATCACCATGGTTCCGGGCGGCTTGACCAGAGTCGCTTTGACCGAAGGTTCGCTGGTGGTGAATTCTTCGCAAGGCGGCGGCACCAAAGATACCTGGATATTGGAGAACTGA
- a CDS encoding pyridoxamine 5'-phosphate oxidase family protein — protein sequence MPRAFATINFTDSVKAAQSQYGSREANQRFEVGEDASLELSAREIEFIQARDSFYQATVNQDGWPYVQHRGGPAGFLKVIGARTIGFADFSGNRQYLSVGNLRHNDKIALILMDYSARRRLKLWGRVRIVHESEEPELIARLEDPHYRARIERAFVIELAAWDWNCPQHITPRYASAELSALMAPVQTEMAALRAQVRPVFTELGEGPLQLTLSAMRQLTPKIRAIELRAPDGADLPPIRAGAHLMLPVRDKDGAPAVRCYSISSDPARRDVYEVAVLLQEQGQGGSAFIHQHYQLGLQLRCAMPRNHFALDDSEAPVLLLAGGIGITPLKAMAAELQAQGRPFSLHYAAASQAAMAYRDSLQRRYGERLHLRSSAQQQRIDMRRLLARQAPDTQVYVCGPARMIAAAQAAAQELGISAQLHVEHFSALQMVEERSFSVLLQRSQKTVQVTAQQSLPQALQAAGVQLTYGCGAGACGTCAVKVLAGAADHRDQALSTSQREQEKLFCPCVSRAHSAQLVLDC from the coding sequence ATGCCACGCGCCTTCGCCACCATTAATTTCACCGATAGCGTGAAAGCGGCCCAAAGCCAATACGGCAGCCGCGAAGCCAATCAGCGTTTTGAAGTGGGCGAAGACGCCAGCCTGGAACTGAGCGCGCGCGAGATCGAATTCATTCAAGCGCGCGACAGCTTTTATCAAGCCACCGTCAACCAGGACGGCTGGCCCTATGTGCAACACCGGGGCGGGCCGGCCGGATTTTTGAAAGTGATCGGCGCGCGCACCATCGGTTTTGCCGATTTTTCCGGCAATCGCCAATATTTAAGCGTCGGCAACTTGCGCCACAATGACAAAATCGCTCTGATTTTGATGGATTACAGCGCACGCCGCCGCCTCAAGCTGTGGGGACGGGTGCGCATCGTACATGAGAGTGAAGAACCGGAACTGATTGCGCGTCTGGAAGACCCGCACTACCGGGCGCGGATTGAACGCGCTTTTGTGATTGAACTTGCGGCCTGGGATTGGAATTGCCCGCAACACATCACGCCGCGCTACGCCAGCGCAGAGTTGAGCGCTTTAATGGCCCCGGTGCAGACCGAAATGGCCGCCTTGCGGGCGCAAGTCCGGCCCGTTTTCACTGAGTTGGGCGAAGGGCCGTTGCAATTGACGCTCAGCGCCATGCGTCAATTGACGCCCAAGATCCGCGCAATTGAATTACGTGCGCCGGATGGCGCAGACTTGCCGCCCATCCGCGCCGGCGCCCATCTCATGCTGCCGGTGCGGGACAAAGACGGCGCGCCGGCAGTGCGCTGCTACTCCATCAGTTCCGATCCTGCGCGCCGCGACGTGTATGAAGTCGCCGTCTTGCTGCAGGAACAGGGGCAGGGCGGCTCCGCCTTCATTCATCAACATTACCAACTGGGCTTGCAACTGCGCTGCGCCATGCCGCGCAATCATTTTGCGCTCGATGACAGCGAGGCCCCCGTGCTCTTGCTGGCCGGCGGCATCGGCATCACTCCGCTCAAGGCGATGGCGGCAGAATTGCAGGCGCAGGGCCGTCCTTTCTCGCTGCATTACGCCGCCGCATCGCAAGCCGCGATGGCGTATCGCGACAGTTTGCAGCGCCGCTATGGGGAACGGCTGCACCTGCGCAGCTCCGCGCAGCAGCAGCGCATCGACATGCGCCGGCTGCTGGCGCGGCAAGCGCCGGATACGCAAGTGTATGTGTGCGGCCCGGCGCGCATGATTGCCGCCGCGCAGGCAGCGGCGCAGGAATTGGGTATCTCCGCGCAGCTGCATGTTGAGCATTTTTCCGCGCTGCAGATGGTCGAGGAGCGCAGCTTCAGCGTTTTGCTGCAGCGCTCACAAAAAACCGTGCAAGTCACGGCGCAGCAAAGTTTGCCGCAAGCCTTGCAAGCGGCTGGCGTGCAGCTGACATACGGCTGTGGGGCCGGGGCCTGCGGCACATGCGCGGTGAAAGTGCTGGCCGGCGCAGCTGACCACCGCGATCAAGCCTTGAGCACAAGCCAGCGCGAGCAGGAAAAATTATTCTGTCCCTGCGTTTCACGCGCGCATTCCGCCCAATTGGTGCTGGATTGTTGA
- a CDS encoding transglutaminase family protein encodes MAIRVALHHKTCYHYDRSVTLSPHEIKLRPAAHARTPILSYSLKVKPQDHFINWQQDPYGNYIARIVFPQPSDKLEIEVDLVADMTVINPFDFFLQAGYETFPFPYNAQMRFELGSYLQREACGPLLAQWLAQARAELLPGDAPRPTLDFIVDLNRLLREEIDYQLRFEPGVQSSEETLQKRSGSCRDSAALLMHILRELGLAARFVSGYLIQLKADQAALDGPSGPGQDFTDLHAWTEVYLPGAGWVGLDPTSGLLAGEGHIPLACSATPSSAAPVLGFTDKAEVSFSHHMQVSRVLEDPRVTLPYSDEEWARICALGHQVDARLAQDDVRLTQGGEPTFVSIDDMDGAEWNTAADGAHKRERALDLAQRLRAAFTHGALLHHGQGKWYPGESLPRWALNLYWRTDGEAIWQNPDLLAGNQNGDADLRHAVRFAQALCAQLAIDPVHLLPAYEDVVKQAHFEQSLPLGADPLKFNLDSSEERRRLARLLGQGLGHAVGYVLPLRARDDHSGFDSCRWQFRRGHLFLLEGESPLGYRLPLSSLGEPALLPPSEHDPLEQRQLPPLPLRTHHAGQGAPAQSTQQQSTLPQAHGLFHTALCVEVRQGVLYVFLPPFAFIEDWLLLLQEIETVAARLDLRLRIEGYTPPRDPRIRHLSVTPDPGVIEVNVQPASNWEELRHITETLYEEARQARLCAEKFMLDGRHTGSGGGNHITLGALYAADSPWLRRPDVLQSLIRFWQNHPSLSYLFSGAFIGPTSQAPRIDEGRDERLYELEIAFQQMDATCTPGQESSQAWLTDRLLRHLLTDLNGNTHRSEFCIDKLYSPDSASGRLGLLELRAFEMPPHARMSLLQMLLLRALVAQFWREPYKQPLAHWGLALHDRWLLPWFLQQDLYDVLDSLRTAGFDFDQRWFDPFIEFRFPRYGSVAYQGIEIELRQALEPWHVLGEEMNSQGVARYVDSSVERLQVLVRNLHDSRHQIVCNGRALPLQPTGTPGEYVAGVRFRAWSPHSALHPTIAVHHPLVFDVYDSWSKRAIGACTYHVCHPGGRNYATFPVNANEAQARRFGRFWPHGHTPGPGAAPAPERNPLLPCTLDLRRAPAK; translated from the coding sequence ATGGCTATCCGGGTCGCACTGCATCACAAAACCTGTTACCACTATGACAGATCGGTGACACTCTCGCCGCATGAGATCAAGCTGCGCCCCGCCGCGCATGCGCGCACGCCGATTTTGTCGTATTCGCTCAAGGTCAAGCCGCAGGATCACTTTATTAACTGGCAGCAAGATCCTTACGGCAATTACATCGCGCGGATTGTGTTTCCTCAGCCCAGTGACAAGCTGGAAATCGAGGTCGATCTGGTGGCCGATATGACGGTGATCAATCCCTTTGACTTTTTCCTGCAGGCCGGCTACGAAACTTTTCCCTTTCCCTACAATGCGCAAATGCGCTTTGAACTCGGCTCCTATCTGCAGCGCGAGGCTTGCGGCCCGCTGCTTGCGCAGTGGCTGGCGCAGGCGCGCGCCGAATTGCTGCCGGGCGATGCGCCGCGCCCCACTCTGGATTTCATTGTCGATCTGAACCGCCTCCTGCGTGAAGAAATTGATTACCAATTGCGCTTTGAGCCGGGAGTGCAGAGTTCAGAAGAAACGCTGCAAAAACGCAGCGGTTCCTGCCGCGATTCGGCGGCTTTATTGATGCATATTTTGCGCGAACTGGGATTGGCGGCGCGCTTTGTGTCGGGCTATTTGATTCAACTCAAGGCCGATCAGGCTGCGCTCGACGGCCCCAGCGGCCCGGGCCAGGATTTCACCGATTTGCATGCATGGACTGAGGTCTATCTGCCCGGCGCCGGCTGGGTCGGGCTGGACCCGACGTCCGGTTTACTTGCCGGTGAGGGACATATTCCACTCGCCTGCAGCGCCACGCCCTCATCAGCCGCGCCGGTGTTGGGCTTCACTGATAAGGCCGAGGTGAGCTTTTCGCACCATATGCAAGTCAGCCGGGTGCTGGAAGATCCGCGCGTCACCCTGCCCTACAGCGATGAAGAATGGGCGCGTATTTGCGCGCTGGGGCATCAGGTTGACGCCCGATTGGCGCAGGATGATGTGCGCTTGACGCAAGGCGGCGAGCCGACCTTTGTCTCGATTGACGATATGGACGGGGCGGAATGGAATACGGCGGCGGACGGCGCGCACAAGCGTGAACGCGCGCTTGATCTGGCGCAGCGCCTGCGCGCCGCCTTCACCCATGGGGCCTTGCTGCACCATGGCCAGGGCAAGTGGTATCCGGGCGAAAGTCTGCCGCGCTGGGCCTTGAATTTATATTGGCGCACCGATGGCGAAGCGATCTGGCAAAACCCGGATCTGCTGGCCGGCAATCAAAACGGCGATGCGGATCTGCGCCATGCGGTGCGCTTTGCGCAGGCTTTATGCGCACAGCTGGCAATCGATCCTGTGCATTTGCTGCCGGCGTATGAAGATGTGGTCAAGCAAGCGCATTTTGAACAATCGCTGCCGCTGGGTGCAGACCCACTCAAGTTCAATCTTGACAGCAGCGAGGAACGGCGCCGCCTGGCCCGTTTGCTGGGACAGGGCTTGGGCCATGCGGTGGGTTATGTGCTGCCGCTGCGCGCGCGTGACGATCACAGCGGTTTTGACAGTTGCCGCTGGCAATTCCGGCGCGGCCATCTGTTTTTATTGGAGGGCGAATCGCCGCTGGGCTATCGCCTGCCGCTGAGTTCGCTGGGTGAGCCGGCGCTGCTGCCGCCTTCTGAGCACGATCCGCTGGAGCAACGCCAATTGCCGCCGCTGCCTTTGCGCACCCATCACGCGGGACAGGGCGCGCCAGCCCAGAGCACGCAGCAACAAAGCACGCTGCCGCAGGCGCACGGTTTGTTTCACACCGCGCTGTGTGTGGAAGTGCGGCAAGGCGTGTTGTATGTGTTTTTGCCGCCCTTTGCTTTTATCGAAGACTGGCTCTTGCTGTTGCAGGAGATTGAAACAGTGGCGGCGCGCCTGGATCTGCGCTTGCGCATCGAAGGCTATACGCCGCCGCGCGATCCGCGCATCCGCCATTTGTCTGTCACGCCCGATCCGGGGGTGATTGAGGTGAATGTGCAGCCGGCCTCGAATTGGGAAGAATTGCGGCACATCACAGAAACGCTGTACGAAGAAGCGCGCCAGGCCCGTTTGTGTGCGGAAAAATTCATGCTCGATGGCCGCCACACCGGCTCCGGCGGCGGCAACCATATCACGCTGGGCGCGCTGTATGCGGCTGACAGCCCCTGGTTGCGGCGGCCTGATGTGCTGCAAAGTCTGATCCGTTTTTGGCAAAACCATCCCAGTTTGTCGTATCTGTTTTCCGGCGCCTTCATCGGCCCCACGTCACAGGCGCCGCGCATTGATGAGGGACGCGATGAGCGCTTGTATGAGCTGGAAATCGCCTTCCAGCAGATGGATGCGACTTGCACGCCGGGACAGGAAAGCAGCCAAGCCTGGCTGACTGACCGCCTGTTGCGGCATTTGCTGACCGATTTGAACGGCAACACCCACCGCAGCGAATTTTGCATCGATAAGCTGTATTCGCCCGACAGTGCGAGCGGACGCTTAGGGTTGCTGGAGCTGCGCGCATTTGAAATGCCGCCGCATGCGCGCATGAGTTTGCTGCAAATGCTGCTCTTGCGCGCGCTGGTGGCGCAATTCTGGCGCGAACCGTATAAACAGCCGCTGGCGCATTGGGGTCTGGCCTTGCATGACCGCTGGCTGTTGCCCTGGTTTTTGCAGCAGGATTTGTACGATGTGCTGGACAGTTTGCGCACAGCGGGGTTTGATTTTGATCAACGCTGGTTTGATCCCTTTATCGAATTCCGTTTCCCCCGCTATGGCAGTGTGGCGTATCAAGGGATTGAGATTGAATTGCGGCAGGCGCTTGAGCCTTGGCATGTGCTGGGTGAGGAAATGAACAGCCAGGGGGTGGCGCGCTATGTCGATTCGTCGGTTGAGCGTTTGCAAGTGCTGGTGCGCAATCTGCATGACAGCCGGCATCAAATTGTCTGCAATGGGCGCGCCCTGCCCTTGCAGCCGACCGGCACGCCGGGCGAATATGTGGCCGGGGTGCGTTTTCGCGCCTGGAGTCCGCATTCGGCCCTGCATCCGACGATTGCTGTGCATCATCCGCTGGTATTCGATGTGTATGACAGCTGGAGCAAACGCGCGATCGGCGCTTGCACGTATCATGTATGCCATCCGGGCGGGCGCAATTACGCCACCTTCCCGGTGAATGCAAATGAGGCGCAAGCGCGCCGCTTTGGCCGGTTCTGGCCGCACGGGCATACGCCGGGGCCGGGTGCGGCGCCGGCGCCGGAGCGCAATCCGCTCTTGCCGTGCACGCTGGATCTGCGGCGCGCGCCGGCGAAATAA
- a CDS encoding transporter substrate-binding domain-containing protein: protein MAQSRAIILNYTEYAPYSMEVNGQAQGLEIEVLQEALGRRMGLQLTHKILPWERAQQLVRAGLADGFVAVPTAERASYSIAASEPVAWWDILLYVRKQDARFDTVRDISALRPYKIGAVTGNSWVKSNLGGMDVLYLKHQDLLLNLLHKQRIDVIPENPGVMQQVIERLGLSGHITTVALPGMRQPMLLHIHPDSPLRARLAEFEETLRAMRKDGAMKKILARYPGMPL from the coding sequence GTGGCCCAAAGCCGCGCCATCATTTTGAATTACACCGAATACGCACCTTACAGCATGGAAGTAAATGGCCAGGCGCAGGGCTTGGAAATTGAGGTGTTGCAAGAAGCGCTGGGGCGGCGCATGGGTTTGCAGCTGACGCATAAAATTCTGCCCTGGGAGCGTGCGCAGCAATTGGTGCGCGCCGGACTGGCGGATGGTTTTGTGGCGGTGCCGACCGCTGAGCGCGCCAGCTACAGCATTGCCGCCAGTGAACCGGTGGCCTGGTGGGATATCCTGCTGTATGTGCGCAAGCAGGATGCGCGCTTTGACACAGTGCGCGACATCAGCGCCTTACGTCCCTACAAAATCGGTGCGGTGACCGGCAACAGCTGGGTGAAAAGCAATCTGGGCGGCATGGATGTACTGTATCTGAAACATCAGGATTTATTGCTCAATCTCTTGCATAAGCAGCGTATCGATGTGATTCCGGAAAACCCCGGCGTGATGCAGCAGGTGATTGAGCGTTTGGGCCTGAGCGGGCATATCACCACGGTGGCGCTGCCGGGCATGCGGCAGCCGATGTTATTGCACATCCATCCCGATTCGCCTTTGCGCGCCCGGCTGGCTGAGTTTGAAGAAACCTTGCGCGCCATGCGCAAAGATGGCGCGATGAAAAAAATTCTGGCGCGTTATCCCGGCATGCCGCTATAG
- a CDS encoding transglutaminase family protein: MSEQEIVYSVTHETEYLYQRSVTLSQQLLHMTPRSFTSQESLAHTLEISPQPAELSMRPDYFGNLSHWLCVSAPHLRLAVCARSRLLLRRRLQEAQLQGSPAWEDKRDKLLRTAHLSLREVAQFCWPSPHVPYALENTEAACQQLRAYALQSFTPRRPLMEAALDLTQRIHRDFEFDSSATTISTPVSTVFSLRRGVCQDFAHLMLACLRSLGLACRYVSGYILTTPPPGQPRMIGADASHAWVSLFCTGYGWVDFDPTNCCLVQDEHLTVAWGRDFSDVTPMRGVILGGGEQQLQVRVTVTPEPAASEAAASSSL; the protein is encoded by the coding sequence GTGAGCGAACAGGAGATTGTATACAGCGTGACGCATGAGACAGAATATCTGTATCAGCGCAGCGTTACCCTGTCGCAACAGTTATTGCACATGACCCCGCGCAGTTTCACCAGCCAGGAGTCGCTCGCGCACACATTGGAAATTTCACCGCAACCGGCGGAATTGTCGATGCGGCCCGATTATTTCGGCAATCTCAGTCATTGGCTGTGCGTGAGCGCGCCACATCTGCGCCTTGCGGTCTGCGCGCGCAGCCGTCTGCTGTTGCGCCGCCGCTTGCAGGAAGCGCAGTTGCAGGGTTCGCCGGCCTGGGAAGATAAGCGCGATAAGCTGTTGCGCACCGCACACCTGTCCCTACGCGAGGTGGCGCAATTTTGCTGGCCCTCGCCGCATGTGCCGTATGCGCTGGAAAATACCGAAGCCGCATGCCAGCAGCTGCGCGCGTATGCGCTGCAAAGCTTCACCCCGCGCCGGCCTTTGATGGAGGCGGCGCTCGATCTGACGCAAAGAATCCACCGCGATTTTGAATTTGACAGCAGCGCCACCACGATTTCCACCCCGGTTTCCACGGTATTTTCTTTGCGCCGTGGCGTGTGCCAGGATTTCGCCCATTTGATGCTGGCCTGCTTGCGCAGCCTGGGCCTGGCCTGCCGCTATGTCAGCGGCTATATTCTGACCACGCCGCCGCCGGGACAGCCGCGCATGATAGGCGCGGATGCCTCGCACGCCTGGGTTTCCCTGTTTTGCACCGGCTATGGCTGGGTCGATTTTGATCCCACCAATTGCTGTCTGGTGCAGGATGAGCATTTAACCGTGGCCTGGGGCCGCGATTTTTCTGATGTGACGCCGATGCGTGGCGTGATTTTGGGCGGCGGCGAACAGCAGCTGCAGGTGCGCGTCACCGTGACGCCGGAGCCTGCAGCGTCTGAGGCTGCCGCATCTTCCAGCTTGTGA